Proteins encoded within one genomic window of Bacteroides sedimenti:
- the ahcY gene encoding adenosylhomocysteinase — translation MSTKLFSELPYKVADITLADFGRKEIDLAEQEMPGLMALREKYGESKPLKGARIMGSLHMTIQTAVLIETLVALGADVRWCSCNIYSTQDHAAAAIAAAGVPVFAWKGESLEDYWWCTLQALTFPGHQGPTVIVDDGGDATMMIHFGYEAEKDASFLDNDVQAEDEKQLYAILKNVLKEDNNIWGRMVPEIRGVSEETTTGVHRLYQMMEEGKLLFPAFNVNDSVTKSKFDNLYGCRESLADGIKRATDVMIAGKVAVVCGYGDVGKGCSHSMRSYGARVIVTEIDPICALQAAMEGFEVMTMEDAASEGNIFVTTTGNIDIIRIDHIEKMKDQAIICNIGHFDNEIQVEKLKSYPGIKCRNIKPQVDQYFFPDGHSVLLLADGRLVNLGCATGHPSFVMSNSFTNQTLAQIELFQKKYEIDVYRLPKHLDEEVARLHLEKIGVKLTKLTPEQAAYIGVSVDGPYKAEHYRY, via the coding sequence ATGTCTACAAAATTATTCTCTGAACTGCCTTATAAAGTGGCAGACATAACTCTTGCCGATTTTGGTCGCAAGGAAATCGATTTGGCAGAACAAGAAATGCCCGGCCTGATGGCTCTTCGCGAAAAATATGGAGAATCTAAACCGCTGAAAGGTGCTCGTATCATGGGGTCACTTCACATGACCATTCAGACTGCTGTGTTAATTGAGACACTGGTGGCTCTGGGTGCTGATGTGCGTTGGTGTTCCTGCAATATATATTCTACTCAAGATCATGCAGCTGCTGCCATTGCTGCCGCAGGCGTTCCGGTTTTTGCCTGGAAGGGTGAATCTCTGGAAGATTACTGGTGGTGTACTCTTCAGGCGCTTACATTCCCCGGACATCAAGGTCCTACAGTGATTGTGGACGATGGTGGTGATGCAACCATGATGATTCACTTTGGATATGAGGCTGAAAAAGACGCTTCATTCCTGGATAACGATGTTCAGGCTGAAGATGAAAAGCAATTGTATGCAATCCTGAAGAATGTACTGAAGGAAGATAACAACATCTGGGGACGTATGGTTCCTGAAATTCGTGGTGTCTCTGAAGAGACCACTACCGGAGTTCACCGTTTGTATCAGATGATGGAAGAAGGAAAACTTCTGTTCCCAGCCTTCAATGTTAACGACTCGGTTACAAAATCTAAATTCGATAACCTGTATGGTTGCCGTGAGTCTCTTGCCGATGGTATCAAACGTGCTACCGATGTGATGATTGCCGGAAAAGTGGCGGTTGTTTGCGGTTACGGAGATGTGGGTAAAGGATGCTCTCACTCTATGCGTTCTTACGGAGCAAGAGTAATAGTTACTGAAATTGACCCCATCTGTGCGCTTCAGGCTGCAATGGAAGGATTCGAGGTGATGACCATGGAAGATGCAGCAAGCGAAGGAAACATTTTTGTTACCACAACCGGTAATATCGACATCATCCGTATCGACCACATCGAAAAGATGAAGGACCAGGCTATCATTTGCAACATTGGTCACTTCGACAATGAAATCCAAGTAGAAAAGCTGAAGAGCTATCCAGGAATCAAATGTCGCAACATCAAACCACAGGTAGACCAATACTTCTTCCCTGACGGACACTCAGTTCTTTTGTTGGCCGATGGTCGTCTCGTTAACCTGGGATGTGCAACAGGACACCCATCATTTGTAATGAGTAACTCATTTACAAACCAAACATTGGCTCAGATTGAACTGTTCCAGAAGAAATACGAAATTGACGTTTACCGTCTGCCTAAACACCTGGATGAAGAGGTTGCCCGTCTGCACCTGGAAAAGATTGGTGTGAAACTCACCAAACTGACTCCCGAGCAGGCTGCTTACATTGGAGTATCAGTAGATGGTCCGTATAAAGCAGAACATTACAGATATTAA
- a CDS encoding ATP-binding protein, with product MLTGESHNIEYKQNWRDEYLKWVCGFANASGGKIYIGIDDNGCVVGLSEVKKLMEDIPNKIVNFLGIVADVNLLNDNDHDYIEIIVYPSSVPISYHGVYHYRSGSTKQELKGGALHRFLLKRLGRTWDDLPCEWATFDDIDKEAVAFFFKKAAIAKRMAGNIVDDDMPVVFQNLDLVTEDGKLKNAALLLFAKRPSHFFPLVQFKIGRFGRGDDDLIFQDVVEGNIIQMGDKVIEILKSKYLILPIHYEGLQRIERLEMPEDALREAIFNSIIHNDFTGAPIQLSVYDDRLILWNEGRLPEDFTIETLLGKHPSKPHNKNIADIFFKAGFIEAWGRGVSKIITGFKQDGLQAPKFEATMGGIMVTFIRKVTPPVTPPVTPPVTPPALLDILGTKEKVEILSDLFRTQHECSSKDILNAFNLKDIRYVRETYVKPLLEAGILALKYPNVPNHPKQMYRLVIPI from the coding sequence ATGCTAACTGGAGAAAGTCATAACATAGAATACAAGCAAAACTGGAGAGACGAATACCTGAAATGGGTTTGTGGCTTTGCTAATGCCTCGGGTGGCAAAATATATATTGGCATAGATGACAATGGTTGTGTGGTAGGGTTATCTGAGGTTAAGAAACTGATGGAAGATATTCCCAATAAGATTGTAAACTTTCTGGGTATTGTGGCCGATGTTAACTTACTAAATGATAATGACCACGACTATATTGAGATAATTGTATATCCATCAAGTGTTCCTATTTCCTATCATGGGGTTTACCACTATCGTAGCGGAAGTACCAAACAAGAATTAAAAGGGGGTGCTCTTCATCGTTTTCTTTTAAAACGTCTAGGTCGCACTTGGGATGACTTGCCTTGTGAGTGGGCTACTTTTGATGACATAGATAAAGAGGCGGTGGCTTTTTTCTTCAAGAAAGCCGCTATAGCCAAACGGATGGCAGGCAATATAGTTGATGACGATATGCCTGTTGTGTTTCAGAACCTTGATTTGGTAACTGAAGATGGAAAGCTCAAGAATGCTGCTTTGCTGCTATTTGCCAAACGCCCCTCCCACTTCTTTCCACTTGTTCAATTTAAAATAGGACGCTTCGGAAGAGGTGACGATGATTTAATTTTTCAGGACGTTGTGGAGGGAAATATCATTCAGATGGGAGATAAGGTAATAGAGATTCTAAAATCAAAGTACCTGATTCTTCCTATTCATTATGAAGGACTTCAGCGTATCGAGCGTTTGGAAATGCCAGAGGATGCACTACGGGAAGCCATTTTCAATTCTATTATTCATAATGATTTCACAGGCGCACCTATCCAACTGAGTGTGTATGATGATAGACTGATATTGTGGAATGAGGGTCGTTTGCCGGAGGATTTTACTATTGAAACCCTGTTAGGCAAACATCCTTCGAAACCACACAATAAAAATATTGCTGATATTTTCTTCAAGGCTGGTTTTATAGAAGCATGGGGACGAGGCGTGTCTAAAATTATAACAGGATTTAAACAGGACGGATTGCAGGCTCCAAAATTTGAAGCAACAATGGGAGGTATTATGGTTACTTTTATAAGGAAAGTCACCCCACCAGTTACCCCACCAGTTACCCCACCAGTTACCCCACCAGCTCTTTTAGACATTTTAGGAACTAAAGAAAAAGTAGAAATACTATCAGATTTGTTTAGGACCCAACATGAATGTAGTTCTAAGGACATATTAAATGCTTTCAATTTAAAGGATATAAGATATGTACGTGAAACATATGTAAAGCCATTATTGGAGGCAGGAATCTTAGCATTGAAATACCCAAATGTACCTAATCATCCAAAACAGATGTACCGTTTAGTAATACCTATATAA
- the rpsO gene encoding 30S ribosomal protein S15: MYLDVAKKKEIFEKYGKSNTDTGSPEAQIALFSYRISHLTEHLKLNRKDYTTERSLTILVGKRRRLLNYLKERDIERYRAIIKTLGLRK, from the coding sequence ATGTATTTAGATGTAGCTAAGAAAAAAGAAATCTTTGAAAAGTACGGAAAGTCTAACACTGATACTGGCTCACCTGAGGCTCAGATAGCATTGTTTTCATACCGTATTTCTCACCTGACTGAGCACCTTAAGCTCAACAGAAAAGATTATACCACAGAGAGATCATTGACAATTTTGGTAGGTAAACGTCGTAGACTGCTGAACTACCTGAAAGAAAGAGATATCGAAAGATATCGTGCAATCATTAAGACTCTCGGACTTAGAAAGTAA
- the typA gene encoding translational GTPase TypA, which produces MQNIRNIAIIAHVDHGKTTLVDKMLLAGHLFRDNQSSGELILDNNDLERERGITILSKNVSINYKGTKINIIDTPGHSDFGGEVERVLNMADGCILLVDAFEGPMPQTRFVLQKALQIGLKPIVVINKVDKPNCRPDEVHEMVFDLMFSLDATEDQLDFPAIYGSAKNGWMSTDWKNQTEDITALLDCIVENIPAPEMLEGTPQMLITSLDYSSYTGRIAVGRVHRGTLKENMQVALAKRDGSIVKSKIKEVHVFEGLGRVKTSEVSSGDICALVGIEGFEIGDSICDIENPEPLKPIAIDEPTMSMLFTINDSPFYGKDGKYVTSRHINDRLIKELDKNLALRVHKNENADKWLVFGRGVLHLSVLIETMRREGYELQVGQPQVIYKEIDGKKCEPIEELTINVPEEYSSKIIDMVTRRKGEMVSMENTGERINMEFNIPSRGIIGLRNNVLTASAGEAIMAHRFKEYQPFKGEIERRTNGSIIAMEAGTAFSYAIDKLQDRGKFFIFPQEEVYAGQVVGEHCKDNDLVVNVTKSKKLTNMRASGSDDKARIIPPIVFSLEEALEYIKEDEYVEITPKHMRMRKIFLDENERKRNAKI; this is translated from the coding sequence ATGCAAAATATCAGAAACATTGCAATTATTGCCCACGTAGACCATGGGAAAACAACTTTAGTCGATAAGATGCTTTTAGCCGGACACTTGTTCCGCGACAACCAGTCTAGTGGCGAATTAATCTTAGACAATAACGACCTCGAGCGCGAGCGAGGAATAACGATTCTTTCAAAGAACGTTTCCATTAATTATAAAGGAACAAAAATCAACATCATTGACACTCCGGGTCACTCCGATTTCGGTGGTGAAGTGGAACGTGTCCTGAACATGGCAGATGGATGCATTCTTTTAGTAGATGCTTTCGAAGGTCCGATGCCTCAAACCCGCTTTGTACTTCAGAAAGCACTTCAGATAGGCCTTAAGCCAATCGTCGTAATCAATAAGGTAGATAAACCCAACTGTAGGCCGGATGAAGTTCATGAAATGGTTTTCGATTTAATGTTCAGTCTCGATGCCACAGAAGACCAGCTCGACTTCCCTGCCATCTACGGTTCTGCAAAGAATGGATGGATGAGTACCGACTGGAAAAATCAGACTGAAGACATTACCGCTTTGCTTGATTGCATCGTAGAAAATATCCCTGCTCCGGAAATGCTGGAAGGAACTCCTCAGATGCTAATTACATCTTTAGATTACTCATCATATACAGGACGTATTGCTGTAGGCCGCGTTCACCGAGGTACACTAAAAGAGAACATGCAGGTTGCTCTGGCAAAAAGAGATGGCAGCATTGTGAAATCAAAGATCAAAGAAGTGCATGTATTCGAAGGATTGGGACGCGTTAAAACAAGCGAAGTCTCTTCGGGCGATATTTGTGCGTTGGTAGGTATCGAAGGTTTTGAGATTGGCGACTCCATTTGCGACATTGAGAATCCGGAACCATTGAAGCCGATTGCTATCGATGAGCCGACAATGAGTATGCTTTTCACCATCAACGACTCACCATTCTATGGTAAAGATGGTAAATATGTAACCTCACGCCACATCAACGACCGCTTGATAAAAGAGCTGGATAAGAACTTGGCCTTACGTGTGCATAAGAACGAAAACGCTGATAAATGGTTGGTTTTCGGTCGTGGCGTACTTCACCTCTCAGTACTTATCGAAACCATGCGCCGCGAAGGATACGAACTTCAGGTTGGCCAGCCGCAGGTTATCTATAAAGAGATTGACGGAAAGAAATGCGAACCAATCGAGGAACTCACCATCAACGTTCCTGAAGAATATTCAAGCAAAATAATTGATATGGTTACCCGCAGAAAAGGTGAAATGGTATCAATGGAGAATACAGGCGAACGCATCAACATGGAATTCAACATTCCATCCCGCGGTATTATCGGTTTACGTAACAACGTACTGACAGCCTCAGCCGGAGAAGCTATTATGGCCCACCGATTCAAGGAATATCAACCATTTAAGGGAGAAATTGAACGACGTACCAACGGTTCGATTATCGCTATGGAAGCCGGAACAGCATTTTCTTACGCTATTGACAAACTTCAGGATCGTGGTAAATTTTTTATTTTCCCACAGGAAGAGGTGTATGCCGGTCAGGTGGTAGGTGAACATTGTAAAGACAATGACTTGGTGGTAAATGTAACCAAATCGAAGAAGCTCACCAATATGCGTGCTTCCGGTTCCGACGACAAAGCCCGGATTATTCCTCCTATTGTATTCTCTCTGGAAGAAGCTCTGGAATACATCAAAGAAGATGAATATGTAGAAATAACTCCAAAGCACATGCGTATGCGCAAAATCTTCTTAGATGAAAACGAACGTAAGCGTAACGCTAAAATTTAA
- a CDS encoding TlpA disulfide reductase family protein, translating into MKYNKAIYAILLITTLFCNKTNAAPFQLKGRIANVKDSTIIELFYTTFKNNKWIKISNSAMILNGEFLFKGDIDETTAACLDYPNRIIPIYIEPAKMQLHIDGNNPYRYQLIGTTVEKENTELRKQLLPYWEFYYGYIDKAIDLSKKKTLFKDNATISDSLFSEMRNLTKMKDNNRRKMDSVWFDFASRHLSFQITPDLLNSISEDGFVGIDSIRSVYDNLPVQNKNSLMGKLALKQIEEHEYRDKVLKNTLVGAFPPDFIRKSISGKTVKLSDYKNKTYVLLDFWASWCVPCLKEMPKMKEIYKKYRDKGLNIIGVSLDRDRNSWSKAVQKNGLNIWPQVLSSVSTGKSTNSDFSIDNLSDLYNCDAVPFFVLIDRDGKVVAKWQYMGDAQLQELDKYLNTENKK; encoded by the coding sequence ATGAAATACAACAAAGCCATTTATGCAATTTTACTTATTACAACATTATTCTGTAATAAAACTAACGCGGCTCCATTTCAACTGAAAGGCAGAATAGCTAACGTTAAGGATTCAACAATCATCGAACTGTTTTATACTACCTTTAAAAATAATAAATGGATTAAAATTTCCAATTCTGCAATGATTCTAAATGGCGAATTTTTATTTAAAGGGGACATAGATGAAACGACTGCTGCCTGTTTGGATTACCCAAATAGAATTATCCCGATATACATTGAACCAGCGAAAATGCAACTGCACATTGATGGAAACAACCCCTATAGATATCAGCTGATCGGGACAACCGTTGAAAAAGAAAACACAGAATTAAGAAAGCAGCTGTTGCCTTATTGGGAGTTTTATTATGGATATATAGATAAGGCTATTGATTTATCTAAAAAAAAGACCTTGTTCAAAGATAATGCAACAATCAGTGATTCGCTTTTTTCTGAAATGCGCAACTTAACTAAAATGAAAGATAATAATCGCCGTAAGATGGATAGCGTCTGGTTTGATTTTGCGTCAAGGCATCTTTCCTTTCAAATAACTCCAGATTTGTTAAATTCAATATCAGAAGATGGGTTTGTGGGTATAGACTCCATACGTTCTGTATACGATAATTTGCCGGTGCAAAATAAGAACAGTTTGATGGGTAAACTTGCATTAAAACAAATAGAAGAACACGAATATAGAGATAAGGTTTTAAAAAACACGTTAGTAGGTGCATTCCCACCTGATTTTATCAGAAAAAGTATTTCTGGAAAAACAGTTAAGTTATCCGACTATAAAAACAAGACCTATGTATTATTGGATTTTTGGGCAAGCTGGTGTGTCCCCTGTTTGAAGGAGATGCCTAAAATGAAGGAAATTTATAAGAAATACAGGGATAAAGGATTAAATATAATTGGAGTCTCCTTAGATAGGGATAGAAATAGTTGGTCCAAAGCAGTGCAAAAGAATGGGCTGAATATTTGGCCACAAGTTTTGAGTTCTGTATCTACCGGAAAATCCACCAATTCAGATTTCTCTATAGATAACTTATCAGATCTGTATAATTGTGATGCAGTTCCATTTTTTGTTTTAATAGATAGAGATGGAAAGGTGGTTGCGAAGTGGCAATATATGGGGGATGCTCAATTACAAGAGCTAGATAAGTATCTTAATACAGAGAACAAAAAATAA
- a CDS encoding glycosyltransferase family 2 protein has translation MHNCPNPRFSIITVTYNAEKVIEKTIRCVLSQTYNNYEYIIVDGASKDQTLTIIGQYKEQITQVISEPDKGLYDAMNKGIAASTGDYLCFLNAGDIFHAPDTLHQMVQTIQSEELPDILYGETAIVDKEGKFLHMRRLKTPEKLTWRSFKQGMLVCHQAFFAKRSLAEPFDLNYRFSADFDWCIRVMKKAKHLHNTHLTVIDYLDEGLTTQNHKASLKERFRIMAKHYGWISTIAYHAWFVIRLVLKPEK, from the coding sequence ATGCATAACTGTCCCAATCCACGTTTCTCAATTATAACAGTCACTTACAACGCGGAAAAGGTGATTGAGAAGACCATCCGATGCGTTCTGTCGCAAACGTACAATAATTACGAGTACATCATCGTAGATGGCGCTTCGAAAGACCAGACGCTCACCATCATCGGCCAATACAAGGAACAGATTACCCAGGTAATCAGTGAACCCGACAAGGGACTTTACGATGCAATGAACAAAGGAATCGCGGCTTCCACCGGCGATTACCTCTGCTTCCTGAATGCCGGCGATATATTCCATGCTCCTGATACATTACACCAGATGGTGCAAACCATCCAAAGTGAGGAACTGCCCGACATTCTCTACGGTGAAACGGCTATAGTTGATAAGGAGGGGAAATTCCTGCACATGCGTCGGTTGAAGACTCCGGAGAAGCTGACCTGGAGAAGCTTTAAACAGGGCATGTTGGTATGCCATCAGGCCTTCTTTGCCAAACGTTCATTGGCCGAACCGTTCGACCTGAACTACCGTTTCTCGGCAGATTTTGACTGGTGCATCCGGGTAATGAAAAAAGCAAAGCATTTGCACAACACCCACCTCACGGTAATCGACTATCTGGACGAGGGGTTGACCACACAAAACCACAAGGCATCGCTGAAAGAGCGCTTCCGCATCATGGCAAAGCATTACGGTTGGATAAGCACCATTGCCTATCATGCCTGGTTTGTTATTCGCCTGGTCCTGAAGCCGGAGAAGTAG
- a CDS encoding helix-turn-helix domain-containing protein, translated as MDNTKIVGEKIKSLRESKGISIEDLAERSGLAIEQIERIENNVDLPSLAPLIKIARVLGVRLGTFLDDMDDQGPVLCRKKETSDTISFSNNAIPSRRHMEYHSLSKSKADRHMEPFLIDVAESTDHEFILSSHEGEEFIMVMQGTMEINYGKNTYVLEEGDSIYYDSIVPHHVHAFEGQAARILAVIYTPI; from the coding sequence ATGGACAATACTAAAATTGTAGGTGAAAAAATTAAGTCACTTCGCGAATCCAAAGGGATTAGCATTGAGGATCTGGCAGAACGCTCAGGTCTTGCCATAGAACAGATTGAGCGTATAGAGAATAATGTTGATCTTCCTTCTCTGGCTCCGCTGATTAAGATTGCCCGTGTGCTGGGGGTTCGTTTGGGAACTTTTCTTGATGATATGGATGATCAGGGTCCTGTACTCTGTCGTAAAAAAGAGACAAGCGATACAATCAGCTTTTCAAATAATGCAATTCCTTCTCGCAGACACATGGAATACCATTCATTATCTAAATCGAAAGCAGATCGTCATATGGAGCCATTCCTGATTGATGTGGCAGAAAGCACGGACCATGAGTTTATTCTCTCTTCGCACGAAGGAGAAGAGTTTATCATGGTTATGCAAGGAACCATGGAAATTAACTATGGGAAGAATACCTATGTACTGGAAGAAGGTGACAGTATCTATTATGATTCTATCGTTCCTCATCATGTGCATGCTTTTGAAGGACAAGCTGCCAGAATCCTGGCTGTAATCTATACCCCTATTTAA
- the pckA gene encoding phosphoenolpyruvate carboxykinase (ATP): MAQLDLSKYGIVGATEIVHNPSYEQLFAEETKAGLEGFEKGQETELGAVNVMTGVYTGRSPKDKFFVKDATTENTVWWTSDEYKNDNKPLSTESWNVLKGIVTKELSNKRLFVVDTFCGANENTRLKIRFIMEVAWQAHFVKNMFIRPTEEELANYGEPDFVVMNGSKADAGENFAELGLNSKTFVVFNLTEKIQLIGGTWYGGEMKKGMFSYMNYLLPLQGMASMHCSANTNEKGETAIFFGLSGTGKTTLSTDPKRQLIGDDEHGWDDEGVFNFEGGCYAKVINLSKENEPDIYAAIKRDALLENVTVDANGKIDFDDNSKTENTRVSYPIYHIDNIVKPVSKAPAAKKVIFLSADAFGVLPPVSILNPEQTQYYFLSGFTAKLAGTERGITEPTPTFSACFGAAFLSLHPTKYGEELVKKMEKAGAKAYLVNTGWNGTGKRISIKDTRGIIDAILDGSIDKAETKTIPYFSFVVPTALPGVDPAILDPRDTYADAAQWEEKAKDLAGRFIKNFTKFTGNEAGKALVAAGPQL; encoded by the coding sequence ATGGCACAGTTAGATTTAAGCAAGTATGGCATTGTAGGTGCAACTGAGATCGTGCACAATCCATCTTACGAACAGTTGTTCGCAGAAGAAACAAAGGCAGGTTTGGAAGGCTTTGAAAAAGGTCAGGAAACTGAACTTGGCGCAGTAAACGTAATGACAGGCGTTTATACAGGTCGTTCTCCTAAAGATAAGTTCTTCGTAAAAGACGCTACTACTGAAAATACAGTATGGTGGACTTCTGACGAATACAAGAACGACAACAAACCTCTTTCAACTGAAAGCTGGAATGTATTGAAAGGCATCGTTACTAAAGAACTTTCTAACAAACGCCTTTTCGTAGTGGATACTTTCTGCGGTGCTAACGAAAACACTCGTCTGAAAATCCGTTTCATCATGGAAGTTGCATGGCAGGCTCATTTCGTAAAGAACATGTTCATCCGTCCAACAGAGGAAGAATTGGCTAACTATGGTGAACCAGATTTCGTTGTTATGAACGGTTCTAAGGCTGACGCTGGTGAAAACTTCGCTGAACTTGGCTTGAACTCTAAAACTTTCGTTGTATTCAACCTAACTGAAAAAATTCAGTTGATCGGTGGTACTTGGTACGGTGGTGAAATGAAGAAAGGTATGTTCTCATACATGAACTACTTGCTTCCTTTGCAGGGAATGGCTTCTATGCACTGTTCTGCAAACACTAACGAAAAAGGTGAAACAGCTATTTTCTTCGGTCTTTCAGGAACAGGTAAAACTACTCTTTCTACAGACCCAAAACGTCAGCTGATTGGTGACGACGAACACGGTTGGGATGATGAAGGTGTATTCAACTTCGAAGGTGGTTGCTACGCTAAGGTTATCAACCTGAGCAAAGAAAACGAACCAGATATCTACGCTGCTATCAAACGTGACGCTCTTCTTGAAAACGTTACTGTTGATGCTAACGGTAAGATCGACTTTGATGATAATTCTAAGACAGAAAACACTCGTGTTTCTTATCCTATTTATCACATTGACAACATCGTTAAGCCAGTTTCTAAGGCTCCTGCAGCTAAGAAGGTAATCTTCTTGTCAGCTGACGCATTCGGTGTTCTTCCTCCGGTTTCAATCCTGAACCCAGAACAAACTCAGTATTACTTCCTTTCTGGTTTCACTGCTAAATTGGCTGGAACAGAGCGTGGTATCACTGAACCAACTCCAACATTCTCTGCTTGTTTCGGTGCTGCATTCCTTTCATTGCACCCAACTAAATACGGTGAAGAATTGGTTAAGAAGATGGAAAAAGCTGGTGCTAAAGCATACTTGGTTAACACAGGTTGGAACGGTACTGGTAAGAGAATCTCTATCAAAGATACAAGAGGTATTATCGATGCTATCCTTGATGGTTCTATCGACAAGGCTGAAACTAAGACTATTCCTTACTTCTCATTCGTAGTACCTACAGCTCTTCCAGGTGTAGACCCAGCAATCTTGGATCCTCGCGATACTTATGCTGATGCTGCTCAGTGGGAAGAAAAAGCAAAAGATCTTGCAGGTCGCTTTATCAAGAACTTCACTAAGTTCACTGGTAACGAAGCTGGTAAGGCATTAGTTGCTGCTGGTCCTCAGCTTTAA
- a CDS encoding AMP-binding protein, with product MQLFDRTLGQWLEHWAEVTPDKEYIVYSDRNLRFTWKQFNERVDDMAKGLLSIGVERGSHVGIWAANVPDWLTLLYACAKIGAIYVTVNTNYKQSELEYLCQNSDMHTLCITNGERDSDFVEMVYKMLPELKTSQRGHLESKRFPQMKNVIYIGQEKIRGMYNTPEILLMGKNVDDESLNETKKQVSCHDVVNMQYTSGTTGFPKGVMLSHHNIANNGYLTGEHMNFTADDKLCCCVPLFHCFGVVLASMNVLTHGCTQVMVERFDPLVVLASIHKERCTALYGVPTMFIAELNHPMFDMFDVSSLRTGIMAGSLCPVELMRSVQEKMHMRVTSVYGLTETSPGMTQTRIDDSFEARCNTVGYEFEFTEVKVVNPETGEECPVGVQGEICNRGYNNMKGYYKNPQATEEVIDKDGFVHSGDLGVKDEDGNYRITGRIKDMIIRGGENIYPREIEEFLYKLPGVKDVQVAGVPSPKYGEAVGAFIILHEGVDMEASDVREYCKDKIARYKIPKYIFFVKEFPMTGSGKIQKFKLKELSVKLCAEQGIEII from the coding sequence ATGCAGTTATTTGACAGGACCTTGGGTCAGTGGCTTGAACATTGGGCTGAGGTGACACCAGACAAGGAATATATTGTGTATTCCGATAGAAATTTACGTTTTACATGGAAGCAGTTTAACGAACGGGTTGACGATATGGCAAAAGGTCTTCTTTCCATTGGAGTGGAAAGAGGATCGCATGTGGGAATCTGGGCTGCGAATGTGCCCGACTGGCTTACGCTTCTTTATGCATGTGCTAAAATTGGTGCGATCTATGTAACGGTGAATACCAATTACAAGCAGTCGGAACTGGAGTATCTCTGCCAGAACTCAGATATGCATACATTGTGTATAACCAATGGTGAACGCGACAGTGATTTCGTGGAGATGGTCTATAAAATGCTTCCTGAACTGAAAACCTCTCAGCGAGGTCATTTGGAAAGCAAACGCTTCCCGCAGATGAAGAATGTGATATACATTGGTCAAGAGAAAATCCGAGGAATGTATAATACTCCGGAGATACTTCTCATGGGAAAGAATGTAGATGATGAATCTCTTAACGAGACAAAAAAACAGGTGAGCTGCCACGATGTGGTAAATATGCAGTATACATCGGGTACAACCGGATTCCCCAAAGGGGTAATGCTATCACATCATAATATAGCCAATAATGGATACCTCACCGGAGAACATATGAACTTTACAGCCGACGATAAGCTTTGTTGCTGCGTTCCTTTGTTTCACTGTTTCGGAGTGGTATTGGCCAGTATGAATGTGCTTACACACGGTTGCACTCAGGTTATGGTAGAGCGGTTTGACCCGCTGGTAGTACTGGCATCTATTCACAAAGAACGATGTACGGCTCTTTATGGAGTGCCTACCATGTTTATTGCAGAGCTGAACCACCCAATGTTTGATATGTTTGATGTTTCATCCCTTCGCACAGGAATCATGGCAGGTTCACTTTGCCCGGTCGAACTGATGCGGAGTGTGCAGGAAAAGATGCATATGAGGGTAACCAGTGTGTACGGATTAACCGAAACTTCTCCTGGTATGACTCAGACGCGTATTGACGATTCGTTCGAGGCACGTTGCAATACTGTGGGATACGAATTTGAATTTACCGAGGTGAAGGTGGTAAATCCTGAAACCGGTGAGGAGTGTCCCGTTGGCGTCCAGGGTGAAATATGTAACCGTGGATATAACAACATGAAAGGTTATTATAAGAATCCACAGGCTACGGAAGAGGTGATTGATAAGGATGGATTCGTACATTCGGGCGACCTTGGTGTGAAAGATGAAGATGGTAATTATCGCATTACGGGGCGTATCAAGGATATGATTATCCGTGGTGGAGAAAATATTTATCCACGTGAGATTGAAGAGTTTCTTTATAAACTGCCAGGTGTAAAAGATGTGCAGGTAGCAGGAGTGCCTTCTCCCAAATACGGTGAGGCGGTAGGCGCCTTTATCATTCTTCACGAAGGAGTAGATATGGAAGCTTCGGATGTAAGAGAATATTGCAAAGATAAAATTGCCCGTTACAAAATACCAAAATATATCTTTTTTGTAAAGGAGTTCCCTATGACGGGAAGCGGTAAGATTCAGAAATTCAAATTGAAAGAGCTGAGTGTGAAGCTTTGTGCGGAGCAGGGAATTGAAATTATTTAA